Part of the Vicinamibacteria bacterium genome is shown below.
TGACCGCCAACCTTCTCGCCCTAGAAGCGCGCGTTGAACTTACCGAAAAGCAGCTTTGTCTCACGCGTGACCACTTGGCGATGGTCGTGGCGAGAACCGAAGGAGCCGCGCCCATGGATTGGAAGACGATGTTGGATCGCGTCCGCTTCGTGGGGTGGCGCTTGGCCGAGGCGTGCGTAGCAGTGGTGCGTGAGCATAAAAAGCTCACCCCCGACGAACTCTTGACCGCGTTGAACATCGGGACCTTCCGATTTCGGACAAACACCCCCTTCCGGGAGATTCATGCGGCTCTATTGCGCCAACACAGCGTGAAGCGTGAAGGTGACTACTGGATTTGGCTTGGTCCTGCTGAGCAGGAGGACCAGTTGCGGCTGAAGCTTCTTAAGAAGCCACAACCGGATGCGGGGGAGGTCAAGGGTAACGTGAAAAACGAAGGGCGGTAACCGATGCTAACGATCACCGCCCTGGTGGGAGAGTCGCACAAATGGCAGGTGCAACCGACTTCTAATCGGCAGCCTGGACAGGGCTTGTGGGTTCGATTCCCTCCTCTCCCGCCGTTTACGACCGATGGGGACGTGGCGAAATTGGAAAACGCAGTCAGCTTGAAACTGACCGGCGAAATCGCCTTGGGGGTTCGAATCCCCCCGTCCCCACCTACTTTCGGATGCCATCTTTAGGCATCATCACAACGCAGTCAAGTCAAATCCCTCCTGACCTGCCAAAGACTACAGTGTCATTCCAAGCATAAGTCGCTTGCCTTCAGGCACATTAGTGGCCTCCCGCCTGAAACAAGGCCCTAGGCCACAGTGGCCATCAGGAACGCTAGTGGTCCCCGAACCCAGCACGCAGGCCGGCTCGCGCCAAGCGCAGGGCCGCTCGTGCCCGCCGCCGGCGGCGACACCGCAGGCACCGCTCGGGCAGAGTCCACGGCCGGCCGTCGGCGTCTCGCTGGCTCCGGTACCACGCGGCCTCGCGGGCGGAGAGCACGAACGCGCGGCGGCAGGCCACGCACTCCCGCTGAAGACTGGGGTCCTGCACGGCGTCCATATCACGGTCCTCCGCTTAAGCTGGCCGCGTGCCGGCGACGCGTATCCCCGCGCGCCGCCGGCTTGTGGG
Proteins encoded:
- a CDS encoding zinc-ribbon domain containing protein, which encodes MDAVQDPSLQRECVACRRAFVLSAREAAWYRSQRDADGRPWTLPERCLRCRRRRRARAALRLARAGLRAGFGDH